In the genome of Myroides phaeus, one region contains:
- a CDS encoding GNAT family N-acetyltransferase, whose translation MKNIVLTDERVLLKPLEQYNWEDLLEYAVNETDIWKYAHTPLVGEQGIKDYIQYALDERDKGTSLPFIVFDLEKEKYVGSTRFYGINQKQKSLLIGYTWYSKQTQGTGINVHCKYLLLKYAFEFMEMERVEFRADARNERSIGAMKRLGAVQEGVLRKEIIINDGSRRDTVILSILREEWFNHVKKNLEERL comes from the coding sequence ATGAAAAATATTGTATTAACAGACGAACGTGTTCTTTTAAAACCGTTGGAGCAATACAATTGGGAAGACTTACTCGAATATGCCGTTAATGAAACGGATATTTGGAAGTATGCTCACACCCCGTTGGTTGGCGAACAAGGGATTAAAGATTACATCCAATACGCGTTAGATGAACGGGATAAAGGTACATCACTTCCGTTTATTGTATTTGATTTAGAAAAAGAGAAATACGTTGGTTCTACTCGTTTTTACGGTATTAATCAGAAACAAAAGAGTTTGCTAATCGGTTATACGTGGTATAGCAAGCAAACACAGGGTACTGGAATTAATGTGCATTGTAAGTATTTACTGTTGAAATACGCTTTTGAGTTTATGGAGATGGAACGCGTAGAGTTTCGCGCTGATGCCAGAAATGAAAGAAGTATCGGGGCAATGAAACGCTTAGGTGCAGTACAAGAAGGTGTGTTGCGCAAAGAGATTATCATTAACGATGGTTCGCGCAGAGATACGGTAATACTTAGTATTTTAAGAGAAGAGTGGTTTAACCACGTTAAAAAGAACTTAGAAGAGCGACTGTAA
- a CDS encoding helix-turn-helix domain-containing protein — MKLYIKNMVCERCKMAVENLLLSTQYTPIKVELGEVEIKEDLTPSQMDSLTEKLQSLGFEILDNQKSKTVDKIKTVLIELVQNHNAYLETPLSVYITDKIGQDYQSLSQLFSQLESTTIEQYFICLKIEKVKELLVYDELTLKEITFLLHYSSVAHLSKQFKKVTGLTPTHFKTTGSQRRKVIDKL; from the coding sequence ATGAAATTATATATAAAAAACATGGTGTGTGAGCGATGTAAAATGGCAGTAGAAAACCTATTGCTATCCACTCAATATACCCCTATAAAAGTTGAACTTGGCGAAGTAGAAATCAAAGAAGATCTGACACCCTCGCAAATGGATAGTTTAACTGAAAAACTACAAAGTTTAGGCTTTGAAATATTAGACAATCAAAAGAGCAAAACGGTTGATAAAATTAAAACCGTATTGATTGAGTTAGTACAAAATCACAATGCTTATTTAGAAACCCCTTTATCGGTTTATATCACAGATAAGATTGGACAAGATTACCAAAGTTTAAGCCAGTTATTCTCTCAGTTAGAATCAACAACCATAGAGCAATACTTCATCTGCTTAAAAATTGAGAAGGTAAAAGAACTCTTGGTTTACGACGAACTGACATTAAAAGAAATCACTTTCTTATTGCACTATAGCAGTGTAGCCCACCTGAGCAAACAGTTTAAAAAGGTAACAGGATTAACTCCTACTCACTTTAAAACTACGGGATCACAAAGACGAAAAGTGATTGATAAATTATAG
- a CDS encoding NAD(P)H-hydrate dehydratase: MKILNSKQVLAIDKETLASQYISSFKLMERASTKVFDKLKDRYKLYQTSFVILCGKGNNGGDGLALARLLKEGGAFVRVYLLQAKKYTPESVQNQDLLEERDIAVEKFTPKTKIKIKPDDIVIDAMFGIGLSEVLGDEWNDFFTLINEEKCYDRVSIDMPSGLFADEITPKTANVFKANIVYTFQLPKLSLLLPESKEYVKEFEVVDINLDADAIAKAETTSYFVDKERVKSKLKKGSKFDHKGCFGHALVMGGSFGKIGAMVLASKAAMKSGSGLVTAYLPGCGYTTMQTAIPEVMCLVGEDEKQLVNFPDVSNYDAVGVGCGLGTSKETAKGFVAFLKGAKEVKMVIDADGLNIISEQKCLDKVPAQTILTPHEKELSRLIGTWDSDFDKIEKVKTMAKKHNLVFVVKGAHTMVVTPSEEVYFNSTGNWGMATAGSGDTLTGIITSLLGQGYAAEDAAIVGVYLHGLAGDCAVESIHPYSLLASDISNAISTAYKRLYE, from the coding sequence ATGAAAATTTTAAATTCGAAACAAGTTCTTGCTATTGATAAGGAAACTTTAGCAAGTCAATATATCTCCTCTTTTAAGTTAATGGAGCGTGCTTCAACGAAGGTTTTTGACAAGTTGAAAGACCGTTATAAATTGTACCAAACTTCTTTTGTTATTCTATGTGGCAAGGGGAATAATGGGGGAGATGGATTAGCACTTGCACGTCTTTTGAAAGAAGGAGGGGCTTTTGTACGCGTTTACTTGTTACAAGCCAAAAAGTACACGCCAGAAAGTGTGCAGAATCAAGATTTATTAGAAGAAAGAGATATTGCCGTTGAGAAGTTTACACCTAAAACGAAGATTAAGATTAAGCCAGACGACATTGTTATTGATGCGATGTTTGGCATTGGGTTGTCTGAGGTTTTAGGCGATGAATGGAACGACTTTTTTACACTTATCAATGAAGAGAAGTGCTATGACCGCGTGTCTATTGATATGCCTTCTGGATTATTTGCTGATGAGATTACGCCAAAAACGGCCAATGTTTTCAAAGCTAATATTGTTTATACGTTTCAGTTGCCTAAGCTGTCGCTGCTATTGCCCGAGTCTAAGGAGTATGTGAAGGAGTTTGAGGTAGTGGACATAAACTTGGATGCAGATGCTATTGCTAAGGCAGAAACTACGAGCTATTTTGTAGATAAAGAAAGGGTAAAGAGCAAGCTGAAAAAAGGAAGTAAGTTTGACCACAAAGGGTGTTTTGGACACGCCTTAGTAATGGGAGGTAGTTTTGGTAAGATTGGAGCGATGGTGTTAGCGTCTAAAGCGGCAATGAAGTCGGGAAGTGGCTTGGTAACTGCTTATCTACCAGGTTGTGGATATACAACAATGCAAACAGCTATTCCTGAGGTTATGTGTTTGGTTGGTGAGGATGAAAAGCAATTGGTAAACTTTCCTGATGTATCAAATTACGATGCAGTAGGGGTTGGTTGCGGATTAGGAACGAGTAAGGAAACGGCGAAAGGGTTTGTTGCCTTTTTAAAGGGCGCTAAAGAGGTTAAGATGGTGATTGACGCAGATGGCTTAAACATTATCAGTGAGCAAAAATGCTTGGATAAGGTTCCAGCTCAAACTATTTTGACTCCCCACGAAAAGGAGCTTTCTCGTTTGATTGGAACGTGGGACAGCGATTTTGACAAGATTGAAAAGGTGAAAACGATGGCTAAAAAACACAACCTTGTTTTTGTAGTGAAAGGTGCCCATACGATGGTGGTAACGCCAAGTGAGGAGGTGTACTTTAACTCGACAGGTAACTGGGGAATGGCAACGGCGGGTTCTGGTGATACGTTAACGGGAATTATAACTTCGTTGTTAGGACAAGGGTATGCTGCAGAAGATGCGGCTATTGTAGGCGTTTACTTACACGGATTAGCAGGGGATTGTGCGGTTGAAAGTATTCACCCTTACAGTTTGCTTGCTTCTGATATAAGCAACGCTATTAGCACAGCGTATAAGAGGTTATATGAATAA
- a CDS encoding GNAT family N-acetyltransferase: protein MRNILLRDFNPTEDVVFFENLYNKEENMRFIPFKKGTITREDVMDRFSPKSDRKLFVVTDIVTSSIIGEAGIYNYESFANEYELGYIMDCNYWNKGLGKEICAILIHKVFNELNGVKVVCRMYQENIASIKVSQANNMILEREDVLDNGRTRLTYVRHKNG from the coding sequence ATGAGAAATATATTGTTGAGAGATTTTAATCCAACTGAGGATGTAGTGTTTTTCGAAAACTTATATAATAAGGAAGAAAATATGAGATTTATTCCTTTTAAAAAGGGGACTATAACGAGAGAAGATGTGATGGATAGATTTTCGCCTAAATCGGACAGAAAGTTATTTGTGGTAACGGATATTGTTACGTCTTCTATAATAGGAGAAGCAGGTATTTATAACTATGAGTCTTTTGCAAATGAATACGAATTGGGGTATATAATGGATTGTAACTATTGGAATAAAGGGTTGGGGAAAGAAATATGTGCTATCTTAATTCACAAGGTGTTTAACGAGTTAAACGGGGTGAAAGTTGTTTGTCGTATGTACCAAGAGAATATAGCTTCTATAAAGGTTTCTCAGGCAAACAATATGATTTTAGAAAGAGAAGATGTACTGGATAACGGTCGTACGCGATTGACGTATGTTCGTCATAAAAACGGATAG
- a CDS encoding FAD-binding and (Fe-S)-binding domain-containing protein, which translates to MLPLQYQQFNDELAKQIDSNRIITNPIQLLAYGTDASFYRLIPKVVVQIHNEKEAIATLQTAAKYQLPVTYRAAGTSLSGQAISDSILMVATHKWKGYEIFDQGLKAKFQPGIIGGRANIILAPYGRKIGPDPGSINAAMIGGIAANNASGMCCGTSQNSYNTIADIRIVFYDGTVLDTADEDSKRAFQAKHPEILREIGFLRDNIKNDDVLYDRIKRKFKIKNTTGYSINSFIDYEDPFDIIKHLMIGSEGTLAFISDITYNTVINYKHKACTLMIFETIEKACQAVPFLKKSPVAAVELLDRNSIRSIEDEPEAPDYFKTLPESVCILLVEAQAENDEEMQSKQAQIREAIATTPTYKPFEFTSEPKQYAFNWKARNGLLPTTGALRKTGTTCIIEDVAFPVEKLADACIAMKALFAKLNYHDAVLFGHALEGNLHLVFSQDFSTTEEVSRYAQLMDELVEIVVDQFDGSLKAEHGTGRNMAPFVEKEWGEQAYKVMLKVKNIFDPHNLVNPGVIINTNPHIHLENFKPSPATNEIVDKCIECGFCESHCVSEGLTLSPRQRIVIGREIARLKNTGEDATMLESLVSNAQYYSDETCATDGLCALACPVKIDTGKYIKDVRKASLTPKNRKDAEYYVDNMDRFTALGRTGLKTVRFFQNVLGNKNMYNISAGIRKISNNKVPQWNVAMPTGTKKTIKETVVNPNQDLKVVYFPSCINRTMGKSKDYPKDDVDLTEKTIQLLERAGYTIIYPENLNNQCCGMPFSSKGFKEEGYKKSSDLEQALLKASENGKYPVLFDMSPCFYTFYESHKGGQLKMYDPIEFMLDFIMPILPVKNPRKEISVFPVCSVKKVGLEGKLLELTKMCAEKVNYIDSNCCGFAGDRGFTFPELNKHGNRHLKEQIPSSCKDGFSTSRTCEIGLTEYGDVNFKSIFYLIDEVTK; encoded by the coding sequence ATGTTACCACTGCAATATCAACAATTCAATGATGAATTAGCGAAACAAATTGACTCTAATCGAATTATTACCAACCCTATACAACTTTTAGCGTATGGTACGGATGCGAGTTTTTATCGCTTAATTCCTAAAGTCGTAGTTCAAATTCACAATGAGAAGGAAGCAATTGCAACACTACAAACGGCTGCTAAATATCAATTACCTGTAACTTATCGCGCTGCTGGAACGAGTTTATCTGGTCAGGCAATTAGCGACTCTATTTTAATGGTGGCTACGCATAAATGGAAAGGCTACGAAATATTTGACCAAGGACTAAAAGCAAAGTTCCAACCGGGAATTATCGGTGGACGTGCAAATATCATCTTAGCACCGTATGGCCGTAAGATTGGTCCGGACCCTGGTTCTATCAACGCAGCTATGATTGGGGGAATTGCAGCTAATAATGCCAGTGGTATGTGCTGTGGTACATCGCAAAACTCATACAACACCATTGCTGATATCCGCATTGTGTTTTATGACGGAACTGTTTTGGATACTGCGGATGAGGATAGTAAACGTGCTTTTCAAGCGAAACACCCTGAGATATTAAGAGAAATCGGTTTCCTTAGAGACAACATCAAAAATGACGATGTACTTTATGACCGTATCAAACGCAAGTTTAAAATAAAGAATACAACCGGATATAGCATCAACTCTTTCATTGATTATGAAGACCCTTTTGACATCATCAAACACTTGATGATTGGTTCGGAAGGTACGTTGGCGTTTATTTCTGATATTACTTATAATACCGTAATCAACTACAAGCACAAAGCGTGTACGTTGATGATTTTTGAAACTATCGAAAAAGCGTGTCAAGCTGTGCCTTTCTTAAAGAAAAGTCCGGTTGCAGCTGTTGAATTATTAGACAGAAATAGTATTCGTTCTATTGAAGACGAGCCAGAAGCTCCTGACTATTTCAAAACACTTCCAGAGTCGGTTTGTATCCTTCTTGTTGAGGCACAAGCAGAAAACGATGAGGAAATGCAGTCAAAACAAGCACAAATTAGAGAGGCTATCGCCACTACTCCTACTTATAAACCATTCGAATTTACGTCTGAACCTAAGCAATATGCCTTCAATTGGAAAGCCAGAAACGGACTACTTCCTACAACTGGTGCATTGCGTAAAACGGGGACAACGTGTATTATTGAAGACGTTGCTTTCCCGGTTGAGAAACTGGCTGATGCTTGTATCGCTATGAAAGCCTTGTTTGCCAAACTGAACTACCACGATGCTGTGCTTTTCGGACACGCCTTAGAGGGTAACTTACACTTAGTGTTCTCTCAGGATTTCTCTACAACAGAGGAAGTAAGCCGTTATGCACAATTGATGGATGAATTGGTTGAAATTGTGGTTGACCAGTTCGATGGTTCTCTAAAAGCAGAACACGGAACGGGTAGAAATATGGCGCCTTTTGTGGAAAAAGAATGGGGAGAACAAGCCTATAAAGTGATGTTGAAAGTGAAAAACATCTTTGACCCGCATAACTTGGTTAACCCAGGAGTGATTATCAACACAAATCCTCATATTCACTTGGAGAACTTTAAACCATCTCCTGCTACAAACGAAATCGTAGATAAGTGTATCGAGTGTGGATTCTGTGAGTCGCACTGTGTGTCTGAGGGACTAACGCTTTCACCAAGACAGCGTATTGTAATTGGTAGAGAAATTGCTCGTCTTAAAAACACGGGGGAAGATGCTACGATGTTAGAAAGTTTAGTTAGCAATGCACAGTACTATTCAGACGAAACTTGTGCTACTGACGGTTTGTGTGCTTTAGCGTGTCCGGTTAAAATCGACACAGGTAAGTACATCAAAGATGTTCGTAAAGCATCGTTAACGCCTAAAAACAGAAAAGACGCAGAGTATTACGTTGATAATATGGACCGCTTTACGGCTTTAGGGCGTACGGGATTAAAAACAGTGCGTTTCTTCCAAAACGTATTGGGTAATAAAAATATGTACAATATATCTGCTGGAATCAGAAAGATATCTAATAATAAAGTACCACAGTGGAACGTGGCAATGCCAACGGGTACAAAGAAAACAATTAAGGAAACAGTGGTTAATCCTAACCAAGACCTGAAAGTTGTGTACTTCCCTTCTTGTATCAACAGAACAATGGGTAAATCAAAAGATTACCCTAAAGACGATGTGGACTTGACAGAGAAAACAATCCAACTTTTAGAAAGAGCAGGATACACAATTATCTATCCGGAGAATTTAAACAACCAATGTTGTGGAATGCCATTCAGCAGTAAAGGGTTTAAAGAAGAAGGATACAAGAAGTCGAGCGACTTAGAACAGGCGTTGTTGAAAGCATCTGAAAACGGAAAATACCCTGTGTTGTTTGATATGAGTCCTTGTTTCTATACTTTCTACGAATCTCATAAAGGGGGACAACTAAAAATGTATGACCCTATTGAGTTTATGTTAGACTTCATTATGCCAATCTTACCAGTGAAGAACCCAAGAAAGGAAATATCAGTATTCCCAGTGTGTTCTGTAAAGAAAGTAGGCTTAGAAGGCAAGTTGTTAGAACTTACCAAAATGTGTGCTGAAAAGGTAAACTACATCGATAGCAACTGTTGTGGTTTTGCTGGAGATAGAGGGTTTACATTCCCTGAGCTAAACAAACACGGAAACAGACATCTGAAAGAACAGATACCAAGTAGCTGTAAAGACGGATTCTCTACCAGTCGTACGTGTGAAATAGGACTAACGGAATACGGAGACGTAAACTTTAAGTCTATTTTCTATCTTATCGACGAAGTAACGAAATAA
- a CDS encoding quinone-dependent dihydroorotate dehydrogenase has product MYKSFIKPIFFRFDPEKVHHFTFSTLKLVNKIPGVSALIRANCQINDPRLEREVFGLKFKNPVGLAAGLDKDAKLYSELENFGFGFIEIGTLTPKAQPGNPKKRLFRLKEDHGLINRMGFNNGGVEEAVQRLKKNKGTLIGGNIGKNKVTPNENAIDDYNICYDALFPYVDYFVVNVSSPNTPNLRALQDKEPLTALLNALQTKNAQKDKPKPILLKIAPDLTDEQLLDIIDIIAETKIAGVIATNTTIERKGLVSPYKEETGGLSGKPLTKRSTEVIRFLSEKSNKAFPIIGVGGIHSPEDAIEKLEAGASLIQLYSGFIYEGPGLIKKINEEILSKY; this is encoded by the coding sequence ATGTATAAAAGCTTTATAAAGCCTATCTTTTTTAGGTTTGACCCGGAAAAAGTACACCATTTTACCTTTAGTACTTTAAAATTAGTCAATAAGATTCCTGGAGTTTCTGCTCTAATTCGAGCTAATTGTCAAATTAATGATCCCCGTCTTGAAAGAGAAGTTTTTGGATTAAAGTTTAAAAACCCAGTAGGGTTAGCAGCTGGATTAGACAAAGATGCGAAATTATACAGTGAATTGGAGAATTTCGGATTCGGATTTATTGAGATTGGTACATTAACTCCCAAAGCACAACCTGGTAATCCTAAAAAACGCTTGTTTCGCTTGAAAGAAGACCACGGATTAATTAACAGAATGGGATTTAATAACGGTGGTGTTGAAGAAGCAGTTCAACGTTTGAAAAAGAACAAGGGCACTCTTATTGGAGGTAATATCGGTAAGAATAAGGTAACACCTAATGAGAATGCAATTGACGATTACAACATTTGTTATGACGCGTTGTTTCCGTATGTAGATTATTTTGTAGTGAATGTGAGTTCGCCAAATACACCTAATTTACGTGCGTTGCAAGATAAAGAGCCACTTACGGCATTGTTGAATGCGTTGCAAACAAAGAATGCACAAAAAGACAAACCAAAGCCTATTCTATTAAAGATTGCTCCAGATTTGACAGATGAGCAGTTGTTAGATATCATTGATATTATAGCAGAAACGAAGATTGCGGGAGTAATTGCAACAAATACTACAATTGAGAGAAAAGGGTTGGTTTCGCCATACAAAGAAGAAACAGGAGGATTAAGTGGAAAACCATTGACTAAACGCAGTACAGAGGTTATTCGTTTCTTATCTGAAAAAAGTAATAAAGCATTCCCTATTATTGGAGTAGGAGGTATTCACTCACCAGAGGATGCAATCGAAAAATTAGAAGCAGGTGCGAGCTTGATTCAATTATATTCTGGATTTATTTATGAAGGACCAGGATTAATCAAAAAAATAAACGAAGAGATTCTTTCTAAATATTAA
- a CDS encoding LysE family translocator, with translation MSTEVLYTFFITCFLLIITPGPDLLYVVSQSITRGKKYGYAVVIGQMGGLMFHLSLFAFGISALIIQSELIFKGVKLFGALYLFWLSYKVFQEENAIVIEENQTGKNDKTVVGFMKKGLLMNILNPKVMMFFLALFPGFISEAAGSVKHQVLVLGGVFITEALVIFFIICSIAAQLTDYMRDNKMVNLFLKWLQIVVFSGLGIFLLLS, from the coding sequence ATGTCAACTGAAGTACTTTATACTTTTTTTATTACTTGTTTTTTATTAATTATTACACCAGGACCTGACTTACTATACGTAGTGTCACAAAGTATAACGAGAGGGAAAAAGTACGGATATGCCGTGGTAATCGGACAAATGGGCGGGTTAATGTTTCACTTGTCATTGTTTGCTTTTGGTATCTCCGCTTTGATCATTCAATCTGAACTCATCTTTAAGGGAGTTAAGTTATTTGGAGCGTTGTACTTATTTTGGTTGTCTTATAAGGTTTTTCAAGAAGAGAACGCCATCGTTATTGAGGAAAATCAAACAGGAAAGAACGATAAGACCGTAGTCGGTTTTATGAAAAAGGGATTATTGATGAATATCCTAAATCCGAAGGTAATGATGTTCTTTTTAGCATTATTTCCAGGGTTTATATCAGAAGCAGCAGGAAGTGTAAAACACCAAGTATTAGTCTTAGGAGGTGTGTTTATTACGGAGGCCCTTGTGATTTTCTTCATAATTTGCAGTATAGCCGCACAGCTAACAGATTATATGAGGGATAACAAAATGGTTAATCTGTTTTTGAAATGGTTACAGATAGTGGTTTTTAGCGGTTTAGGTATTTTTTTACTGTTGAGCTAA
- a CDS encoding hydroxymethylglutaryl-CoA lyase yields the protein MKPTVKIIECPRDAMQGIKMFIPTEKKVQYIQSLLRVGFDTIDFGSFVSPKAIPQMQDTVEVLSQLDLSKTESKLLAIIANTRGAEQAAEHKEIQYLGFPFSISENFQMRNTHKTIAESIVTLDEILNIATKSNKEVVAYLSMGFGNPYGDPWDVDIVGNWTEKLAKMGVKILSLSDTVGSSTPEVIDYLYSNLIKAYPDIEFGAHLHTTADSWFEKVDAAYKAGCIRFDGAIKGYGGCPMAKDDLTGNMPTEKMLSYFTANKVDTNLSAMSFESSYNEALKIFNFYH from the coding sequence ATGAAGCCAACCGTAAAAATAATAGAATGTCCTCGCGATGCTATGCAAGGCATTAAAATGTTTATTCCGACTGAGAAAAAAGTTCAGTATATCCAATCCTTACTTCGCGTGGGATTTGATACGATTGACTTTGGAAGTTTTGTATCGCCTAAGGCAATTCCTCAAATGCAAGATACTGTTGAGGTTTTAAGTCAATTAGATTTGTCTAAAACGGAGAGTAAGTTATTGGCTATTATTGCCAACACAAGAGGAGCAGAGCAAGCAGCAGAACACAAGGAAATACAATACTTAGGTTTTCCTTTCTCTATTTCGGAGAACTTTCAGATGCGTAACACACATAAAACTATTGCCGAGTCAATTGTTACTTTAGATGAGATATTAAATATAGCAACAAAGTCAAACAAAGAGGTAGTAGCTTATTTATCAATGGGCTTTGGTAATCCGTATGGAGACCCTTGGGATGTTGATATTGTGGGTAATTGGACAGAGAAGTTGGCAAAAATGGGAGTGAAGATTCTTTCGCTTTCAGATACTGTGGGTAGTTCTACACCAGAGGTAATCGACTATTTATATAGCAATTTAATTAAAGCATACCCAGATATTGAGTTTGGAGCACACTTACATACCACAGCAGATAGTTGGTTTGAAAAAGTAGATGCAGCCTATAAAGCAGGTTGTATTCGCTTTGATGGGGCTATAAAAGGGTATGGAGGATGTCCGATGGCAAAAGACGATTTAACAGGAAATATGCCTACTGAGAAGATGCTAAGTTACTTCACAGCAAACAAGGTTGACACTAATTTAAGTGCGATGTCATTTGAGAGTTCTTATAATGAAGCGTTAAAAATATTTAATTTTTATCATTAG
- the guaB gene encoding IMP dehydrogenase: MKAHTAKIIGQGLTYDDVLLVPNYSEILPREVSLKTKFSKNITLNVPIVSAAMDTVTESDMAIAMAREGGIGVIHKNMTAEEQAKEVRKVKRAESGMIIDPVTLSLEATVGDAKKAMAEYSIGGIPIVDDKGILKGIITNRDMRFEKVNSRPITEVMTTENLVTAAEGTTLQQAEEILQEAKIEKLPVVNADYKLVGLITFRDITKLTLKPNANKDKFGRLRVAAALGVTADAVDRASLLVKAGVDALIIDTAHGHSQGVVGVLKAVKNAFPEIDVVVGNIATPEAALFLVENGADAVKVGIGPGSICTTRVVAGVGFPQFSAIMEVAAALKGTGIPVIGDGGLRYTGDIPKAIGAGADCVMLGSMLAGTKESPGETIIFEGRKFKAYRGMGSVAAMKQGSKDRYFQDVEDDVKKLVPEGIEGRVPYKGELNESMLQFIGGLRAGMGYCGAKDIPTLQEVARFVQLTASGIGESHPHNITITKSAPNYSR; the protein is encoded by the coding sequence ATGAAAGCACACACAGCTAAAATCATCGGTCAAGGATTAACTTACGATGACGTCTTATTAGTTCCTAATTATTCGGAAATCTTACCAAGGGAAGTAAGCTTAAAAACTAAATTTTCTAAAAACATTACTTTAAATGTTCCAATTGTATCTGCAGCGATGGATACAGTAACGGAAAGCGATATGGCTATTGCTATGGCTCGTGAAGGAGGGATTGGTGTAATCCACAAAAACATGACAGCTGAGGAGCAAGCAAAAGAAGTTCGCAAAGTAAAAAGAGCAGAATCAGGAATGATTATAGATCCTGTTACTCTTTCGTTAGAAGCAACTGTAGGGGATGCTAAAAAAGCGATGGCTGAATACAGCATCGGAGGTATTCCAATTGTTGATGATAAAGGTATTTTAAAAGGTATCATCACAAATAGAGACATGCGTTTTGAAAAAGTAAACAGCCGTCCTATTACAGAGGTTATGACAACAGAGAATTTAGTAACTGCTGCTGAAGGTACTACATTACAACAAGCAGAAGAAATTCTTCAAGAAGCTAAGATTGAAAAACTTCCAGTAGTCAATGCTGATTACAAATTAGTTGGTCTTATCACTTTCCGTGATATCACTAAACTTACATTAAAACCAAACGCAAATAAAGATAAATTTGGTCGTTTACGTGTTGCTGCCGCTTTAGGAGTTACAGCAGACGCAGTAGATAGAGCTTCATTACTTGTTAAGGCAGGTGTTGACGCATTAATTATCGATACAGCACACGGACACTCACAAGGTGTTGTTGGTGTATTAAAAGCAGTTAAAAACGCATTCCCAGAAATTGACGTGGTTGTAGGTAACATTGCTACTCCAGAAGCAGCTTTATTCTTAGTAGAGAACGGAGCAGATGCTGTGAAAGTAGGTATTGGACCTGGATCTATCTGTACTACACGTGTTGTAGCAGGTGTAGGATTCCCACAATTCTCAGCAATTATGGAAGTGGCAGCTGCATTAAAAGGAACAGGTATTCCTGTTATTGGTGATGGTGGACTACGTTACACAGGAGATATTCCTAAAGCTATTGGAGCTGGGGCAGACTGTGTTATGTTAGGTTCAATGTTGGCAGGTACGAAAGAATCTCCAGGTGAAACTATCATCTTTGAAGGAAGAAAGTTCAAAGCTTATAGAGGTATGGGATCAGTTGCAGCAATGAAACAAGGATCTAAAGACCGTTATTTCCAAGATGTAGAAGATGACGTTAAGAAATTAGTTCCAGAAGGAATTGAAGGACGTGTACCTTACAAAGGGGAATTAAACGAAAGTATGTTACAGTTTATCGGAGGTTTAAGAGCCGGAATGGGATACTGTGGGGCTAAGGATATTCCTACTTTACAAGAGGTAGCTCGTTTTGTTCAATTAACAGCTTCGGGAATTGGAGAAAGTCACCCTCACAATATTACAATTACGAAATCAGCACCTAACTACTCAAGATAG